GAATCTGCAGAATTATGTCCGCGACCTGCTTCACCTGTACAAAAAGTATCCGGCTCTTTATCAGCTGGATTACGACTGGAATGGCTTCCAGTGGATCAATGCCAATGACAGCGACAGAAGTATTTTCAGCTTTGTCCGCAGAGATGAAACAGGCAAAAAGAATCTGCTTTTTATATGCAATTTTACCCCTGTCTCCCGACCGGATTACAAGGTAGGGGTGTGGAAGCGGGGCAATTATACTTTAGTGCTGGATAATGTACAGGGCATGTACCAAAAATCTGATAATCCTCCTGTACTGAAGGCAAAAAAGGGCGAGTGCGACGGGCAGCCATACCATATATCTTTTTCTCTTCCGGCATATGGCACAGCAATATTTAAATTTTAGTCCTTTAAAGCAACAAATAAACCTATTGTCGAAACATTCTAATTTCTATTGCAATTCTGCCTTTAATTTGTTAAAATATTCTAAGTAATGTTTTAACAAATCTAAGGAGGTTATTGTATGAAACAATATCCATTGGATGAACAGGCCATGTTCCATGACCTGCGGGGGCTGATGCAAATCCATACAGTAAATCACAATTGTGGATTAGTCACAGACGATATGCCTTTAGGGGAAGGCGTATACAAGGCTTTAAACTATGTATTGGATCTGGCTAAAGGTATGGGTTTTAAAACGAAAATGCTGGACGGATACTGCGGATGGATTGAAGCTGGACAGGGTGATAAAATGGTCGCTGTTCTCACCCATGTAGATGTGGTGCCTGTAGAGGCAGAGGGCTGGAAGGCAGATCCCTTTGACGCCACACTGATCGACGGCAAAGTATATGGCCGCGGAATCTGTGACGATAAAGGTCCTACCATTTTAAGTCTTTATGCCTTAAAGGCATTAACAGACGCCGGCGCTTTAAAAGACAAGCGGGTGCGCTTGATTGTAGGCGGCGACGAGGAAAGCGGCGCCTGGGTATGTATGAAAAGATACCGCCAGACAGAAGAACTTCCTGTATGTTCTTTCTCACCTGACGGCGATTATCCGTCTACATACGCTGAAAAAGGCATTATTCATGTAACTGTTTCTCAGGATTTGGACAGCTCTGTGCAGCCTATAGAGCTGGAAGGCGGAAAAACATATAATATTGTTCCGGCTTCAGCAAAAGCTGTGGTAAATGGCAAGACTTATGAGGCTGAAGGAAAGGCTGCTCACGCTTCCCGCCCAGAATTAGGTGTAAACGCAACAAGAGAACTGTGTAAAAAACTGGCTGCCGACGGCGTAGATCATCCTTTTGTAAAGCTTATGGAAATTGCTGATACTAAGGGCTGGGGCATTGATTTAGAGGACGAGCAGTCAGGTAAGCTTACTTTAAATCCTGCTATTTCTGTTGTAACTGCTGACCATGCGGAAGTAAAATGCGACCTGCGTGTGCCAGTAACCTTTAAGCCTGAAGATGTAACTGCTGCAATCAATGAAAAAGTAGCTCCTTTAGGTTTTACCGCTGTATGTGATTTTGTTCTGGGTTCTCTTTATGTTCCTAAGGACTCTCAGCTGGTTACTACTTTGCAGAGAGTTTATAAGGACTGTACAGGCAGAGACGACGAACCTATTTCCGTAGGCGGCGGCACTTACGCAAGAACCTTTGAAAATGCAGTAGCCTTCGGACCTCTTTTGCCTGGTGAGGAAAACACTAATCACAAGACAAATGAATGCTGGAATTATGATAATATGCTGCTTACCTACCAGATTCTTGCAAATGTTATTGAAGAACTTTAAAGCACACTAAAATTATAGGGGAAAGCCGCTTGGGGGCGGCTTCAGGAGGAAAGGCTTTATGGAAATTATTATTGGCTTTACGATTATTTTAGCTATATTGGTAATTGGTGACACAATCTCTACAGCAACCAAGGCCGTTATTCCGTCTGTATTTGTACAGGCGCTGTTATTTATGGTAGGATTCTGGACAATCCTTCCAAAAGATATTGTAACTACAGCAGGCTTTGCCAACTTATCTCTGCTGGCTATGTACCTGTTAATCACCCACATGGGAACTATGCTGGATTTAAAGCAGCTGATTGACCAGTGGAAAACTGTTGTAATCGCATGTGCAGGTCTGGTTGGTATTATTTTAGGCACCATGACACTGGGCAGAATGGTATTTGGCAGCGATATTGCATTTATTGCTACTCCTCCTTTAACAGGCGGTACTGTTGCCACTCTGCTTATGGGTGACGCCGCAAAGGCAAAAGGTCTGGAGGACCTGATTGTTCTTCCAATTCTGGTATACGTTGGACAGGGATTTGTGGGATATCCATTAACCTCCTTTATGCTGAAAAGAGAAGACCGCAGACTTTTAAACGCATATCGTTCAGGCGCTATGAAGAGAGTTGCTGTAGCTGAGGAAAGCGGAGAATTAGAAGGTAAGTTCCGTATTTTCCCACACGTTCCTGAGAAATATGAAAGCAATACTTTTATGCTTCTTCGTCTTGGCTTTGTAGCTATGCTGGCATACTTTACATCAGATGCTTTAAATAAGCTTCTGGCTGCTGCAGGCGCAAGCTTTACTATTCACAAATTGGTTGTATCTTTAATCTTTGGTGTTATTGCTTCTGAAATCGGTTTTGTTGAAAAGAAAACTTTGAACAAGGCAAACTCCTTCGGATTCCTGATGACAGCTCTGTTAGGATATATCTTTGCCGATCTGAACCGTTCCACACCAGAAATGGTTGCTCAGTTAATCATTCCTCTGTGCGGCATTTTGTTCTTTGGCATTATCGGTATGTATATTATTTCTTTCTTTGTAGGAAAGGCTTTAGGCGAAAGTCCGGCAATGTCATTCTCCATTGCAATGAACGCACTTTATGGCTTCCCACAGAAC
The window above is part of the Lachnoclostridium edouardi genome. Proteins encoded here:
- a CDS encoding Sapep family Mn(2+)-dependent dipeptidase; this encodes MKQYPLDEQAMFHDLRGLMQIHTVNHNCGLVTDDMPLGEGVYKALNYVLDLAKGMGFKTKMLDGYCGWIEAGQGDKMVAVLTHVDVVPVEAEGWKADPFDATLIDGKVYGRGICDDKGPTILSLYALKALTDAGALKDKRVRLIVGGDEESGAWVCMKRYRQTEELPVCSFSPDGDYPSTYAEKGIIHVTVSQDLDSSVQPIELEGGKTYNIVPASAKAVVNGKTYEAEGKAAHASRPELGVNATRELCKKLAADGVDHPFVKLMEIADTKGWGIDLEDEQSGKLTLNPAISVVTADHAEVKCDLRVPVTFKPEDVTAAINEKVAPLGFTAVCDFVLGSLYVPKDSQLVTTLQRVYKDCTGRDDEPISVGGGTYARTFENAVAFGPLLPGEENTNHKTNECWNYDNMLLTYQILANVIEEL